A section of the Pediococcus inopinatus genome encodes:
- the gatC gene encoding Asp-tRNA(Asn)/Glu-tRNA(Gln) amidotransferase subunit GatC: MANEQKIDKSQVEHVASLAKLEFDDADLGKFTTQLGDIMDLFNTLSAVDTDGVTPTFSVTDQFNTMREDVAVNSHEKDALLKNAPDTQDGYIRVPAIIDESEGAK, from the coding sequence ATGGCAAACGAACAGAAGATTGATAAATCTCAAGTAGAACATGTTGCTAGTTTAGCTAAGCTAGAGTTTGACGATGCCGACTTGGGTAAATTCACCACGCAATTAGGCGATATTATGGATCTTTTCAATACCCTTAGCGCAGTGGATACAGACGGTGTTACGCCAACGTTCAGTGTGACGGATCAATTTAACACGATGCGTGAAGACGTTGCGGTTAACAGCCATGAAAAAGATGCCTTATTGAAAAACGCGCCCGATACTCAGGATGGTTACATTCGAGTTCCCGCAATTATTGATGAAAGCGAAGGGGCAAAGTAG